One window from the genome of Populus alba chromosome 15, ASM523922v2, whole genome shotgun sequence encodes:
- the LOC118057576 gene encoding uncharacterized protein: MADWGPVIVAVVLFVLLTPGLLFQIPGNNRAVEFGNMQTSGASIVVHAIVFSGLITIFLVAIGVHIYAAK, encoded by the coding sequence ATGGCAGATTGGGGGCCGGTGATAGTAGCAGTGGTTCTGTTTGTGCTGTTAACGCCAGGGCTGCTGTTTCAGATACCTGGAAATAACAGGGCGGTGGAGTTTGGGAATATGCAGACCAGTGGCGCTTCCATTGTTGTGCATGCTATTGTTTTTTCTGGGCTCATCACTATCTTCCTTGTTGCCATTGGTGTTCACATCTATGCCGCTAAGTAA